A window of Psychroflexus sp. ALD_RP9 contains these coding sequences:
- the rpsB gene encoding 30S ribosomal protein S2, whose amino-acid sequence MAKEVEVKELLDAGVHFGHLTRRWNPNMAPYIYMERNGIHIINLYKTAAKMQETADALAKIAASGRKILFVATKKQAKEIVAEEAKRANMPYITERWPGGMLTNFVTIRKSVKKMASVDRMKKDGSFDSLSKKEQLQVNRMRAKLEKNLGSISDMTRLPAALFVVDTLREHIAVKEAQKLNIPIFAMIDTNSNPRDVDYAVPANDDASRSIKKVVSYMSDAIIDGVSARQEAKATEKKEAEAKKAADAEAKKAAEAKKAEVEKEEAKKEAAKSDETKES is encoded by the coding sequence ATGGCAAAAGAAGTAGAAGTTAAAGAACTACTTGACGCGGGCGTTCATTTTGGACACCTCACAAGACGTTGGAACCCAAATATGGCACCATATATCTATATGGAGCGTAATGGGATTCACATTATCAATTTATATAAGACCGCTGCAAAAATGCAAGAAACTGCTGACGCACTTGCTAAAATAGCAGCGAGTGGTCGTAAAATATTATTTGTAGCGACAAAAAAACAAGCTAAAGAAATTGTAGCTGAAGAAGCAAAAAGAGCTAACATGCCATACATTACAGAAAGATGGCCTGGTGGTATGTTAACCAATTTCGTAACGATTAGAAAATCTGTTAAGAAAATGGCATCAGTAGACCGTATGAAAAAAGATGGTTCTTTTGATTCATTATCTAAAAAAGAGCAATTACAGGTTAATCGTATGCGTGCCAAATTAGAAAAGAACTTAGGTTCTATTTCTGACATGACTAGGCTTCCAGCAGCTTTATTTGTTGTTGATACACTTAGAGAGCACATTGCAGTTAAAGAAGCACAAAAATTAAACATTCCTATTTTTGCAATGATTGACACGAACTCTAACCCAAGAGATGTTGATTATGCTGTGCCAGCTAATGATGATGCTTCAAGATCTATCAAAAAAGTAGTCTCTTATATGTCAGACGCTATTATTGATGGTGTTAGTGCTAGACAAGAGGCTAAAGCAACTGAAAAGAAAGAAGCTGAGGCTAAAAAAGCTGCTGATGCTGAAGCCAAGAAAGCAGCTGAAGCTAAAAAAGCCGAAGTAGAAAAAGAAGAGGCAAAAAAAGAAGCTGCAAAGTCTGATGAAACTAAAGAATCTTAA
- the tsf gene encoding translation elongation factor Ts: MSKITAAEVNKLRKATGAGMMDCKKALVEAEGDFDTAIEVLRKKGQKVAAKRADRDSSEGAVIAKVNADASKGVIVSLNCETDFVAKNDSFVELATELAELALNTSSKEELLKQDFKGLTVEEKLIEQTGVIGEKLEIGAFKTLEAPFVGSYIHAGNKIAVLTGLSTAGDQAEEVAKDVSMQAAAMNPVALNQDGVDEATIQKEIEIAKDQLRQEGKPEDMLDKIAQGKLKRFFKDNTLVNQAFIKDNKISVSDHVKANLGKDAEVVAFERVALG, encoded by the coding sequence ATGTCAAAAATAACTGCTGCAGAAGTAAATAAATTAAGAAAAGCCACTGGCGCTGGTATGATGGACTGTAAAAAAGCTTTAGTTGAAGCTGAAGGTGACTTTGATACAGCAATCGAAGTGCTTCGTAAAAAAGGTCAAAAAGTTGCTGCTAAAAGAGCCGACAGAGATTCATCTGAAGGTGCTGTTATCGCCAAAGTTAATGCCGATGCATCTAAAGGTGTTATAGTTTCACTTAATTGCGAAACTGATTTTGTTGCAAAAAACGACAGCTTTGTTGAATTAGCTACAGAATTAGCTGAACTTGCATTGAATACATCTTCTAAAGAAGAGTTATTAAAACAAGATTTTAAAGGCTTAACAGTTGAAGAAAAATTAATTGAACAAACAGGTGTTATTGGAGAGAAACTTGAAATTGGTGCTTTCAAAACTTTAGAAGCTCCTTTTGTTGGTTCTTACATTCACGCTGGTAATAAAATTGCTGTTTTAACAGGCTTATCAACAGCTGGAGATCAGGCAGAGGAAGTTGCTAAGGATGTTTCTATGCAAGCAGCCGCTATGAACCCAGTTGCATTAAATCAAGATGGTGTTGATGAAGCAACAATCCAAAAAGAAATCGAAATAGCTAAAGACCAATTACGTCAGGAAGGTAAGCCTGAAGATATGTTAGACAAAATTGCTCAAGGAAAACTTAAACGTTTCTTTAAAGACAATACTTTAGTTAATCAAGCATTTATCAAAGATAACAAAATTTCTGTTTCAGATCACGTCAAAGCTAATCTTGGTAAAGATGCTGAGGTAGTTGCATTTGAGCGTGTTGCCTTAGGGTAA
- the cysC gene encoding adenylyl-sulfate kinase translates to MSDNIVIHDYDLSRNDRNKRNNHKSFVLWFTGLSGSGKSTIANQVEVELFKQKYQVYSLDGDNIRSGINKGLGFTKEDRLENLRRIAEVSKLFVDAGHITIAAFVSPLKSDREQVKKIVGEADFVEVFVDTSLEECERRDVKGLYKKARAGEIKNFTGIDAPYEAPVNPDIHIKTEQVSVAEAVKTITNYLNNKF, encoded by the coding sequence ATGAGCGATAACATTGTCATACACGATTACGATTTAAGTCGAAATGACCGTAATAAACGCAATAATCATAAATCCTTTGTGCTTTGGTTTACCGGCTTGTCAGGTTCAGGAAAATCGACTATTGCCAACCAAGTTGAAGTAGAGTTGTTTAAACAAAAATATCAAGTTTATAGCTTAGATGGAGACAACATTAGAAGCGGAATTAACAAAGGGCTTGGTTTTACAAAAGAAGACCGTTTAGAGAATCTTAGGCGAATAGCTGAGGTTTCAAAACTATTTGTAGATGCTGGACATATTACAATTGCCGCTTTTGTATCTCCATTAAAATCAGACCGAGAACAAGTCAAAAAAATAGTTGGTGAAGCCGACTTTGTAGAAGTATTTGTAGATACGAGTCTAGAAGAGTGTGAACGTCGCGATGTTAAAGGTTTGTATAAAAAAGCGCGTGCCGGTGAAATAAAAAACTTTACAGGGATTGATGCGCCTTACGAAGCACCTGTCAATCCAGATATACATATTAAAACAGAACAAGTATCGGTTGCTGAAGCAGTTAAAACCATTACAAACTACCTAAACAATAAATTTTAA
- the cysD gene encoding sulfate adenylyltransferase subunit CysD, with amino-acid sequence MNSYYLNYLEELESEAIFILREVWAQFQNPVILFSGGKDSILVTHLAKKAFYPAKIPFALMHVDTGHNFPETIQFRDQLVEKLGVRLIVGSVQESIDQGRVAEEKGKNATRNALQITTLLDAIETNKIDCAIGGGRRDEEKARAKERFFSHRDEFGQWDPKNQRPELWNLLNGKYFEGEHFRAFPISNWTEMDVWNYLLKENIEIPSLYIAHEREVVRRNGSWIPNSEFLKLEPNEEVVTKKIRFRTLGDITITGGIESDADTMEKIVEEVSTMRETERGNRTDDKRSETAMEDRKKEGYF; translated from the coding sequence ATGAACTCATATTATTTAAATTATTTAGAAGAATTAGAATCTGAAGCCATCTTCATTTTACGTGAAGTTTGGGCACAGTTTCAAAATCCTGTAATATTATTTTCTGGTGGTAAAGATTCTATTTTGGTAACTCATTTAGCTAAAAAAGCATTTTATCCAGCCAAAATTCCGTTTGCTTTAATGCATGTTGATACAGGCCATAATTTCCCTGAAACTATTCAATTTAGAGATCAGTTAGTCGAAAAGTTAGGCGTTCGTTTAATTGTGGGTTCTGTACAAGAATCAATAGACCAAGGTCGCGTTGCTGAAGAAAAAGGCAAAAATGCCACAAGAAATGCCTTGCAAATTACTACATTATTAGACGCTATAGAAACAAATAAGATTGACTGCGCCATTGGTGGAGGCCGTCGTGATGAAGAAAAAGCACGTGCTAAAGAACGATTTTTTTCACATCGTGACGAGTTTGGGCAATGGGACCCTAAAAACCAAAGACCGGAATTATGGAATTTGTTAAATGGGAAATATTTTGAAGGTGAGCACTTTAGAGCTTTTCCAATTAGTAATTGGACAGAAATGGATGTTTGGAATTACCTTTTAAAAGAAAATATTGAAATCCCATCACTTTACATAGCTCACGAACGAGAAGTAGTGAGACGTAACGGCTCTTGGATTCCTAATTCTGAGTTTTTAAAATTAGAACCAAATGAAGAGGTGGTTACCAAAAAAATTAGATTTAGAACCTTAGGTGACATCACGATTACTGGCGGTATTGAATCAGATGCCGATACGATGGAAAAAATTGTAGAAGAAGTTTCAACTATGCGCGAAACTGAACGAGGTAATAGAACTGATGATAAACGTTCTGAAACCGCAATGGAAGACCGTAAAAAAGAAGGTTATTTCTAA
- a CDS encoding sulfate adenylyltransferase subunit 1: MKIDQNQLLRFTTAGSVDDGKSTLIGRLLYDSKSIFEDQLASVEQTSKQKGIEGVDLALFTDGLKDEREQGITIDVAYRYFTTPKRKFIIADTPGHIQYTRNMVTGASTANAAVILIDARHGVIEQTKRHTFIASLLNIPHVIVCINKMDLVDYKEEVYNNIVQQFEEFSSKLLIKDVRYIPISALLGDNVVNRSEQMTWFQGSPLLHELETLHISSDINKIDARFAVQTVIRPQREGFIDYRGYAGRIAGGIYRVGDEITVLPSGFTSKIKSINSGEREISEAFAPMSISMTLEDDIDVSRGDMIVRTNNQPEMLQEFDVMLCWLNNDAAKPRTKYSIMHTSNEQKAIIKEVVYKININTYDRVTDDKSLKMNDIARVKIRTTHRLMLDAYRDNRNTGSIILVDDSTKETVAAGMLV; encoded by the coding sequence ATGAAAATAGATCAAAACCAATTATTAAGATTTACCACAGCCGGAAGTGTAGATGATGGTAAAAGTACCTTAATCGGGCGTTTACTCTACGATTCAAAATCAATTTTTGAAGACCAATTAGCTTCAGTAGAGCAAACGAGTAAACAAAAGGGAATTGAAGGCGTTGATTTAGCCTTATTTACAGATGGCTTAAAAGATGAACGCGAGCAAGGTATTACCATTGACGTTGCTTATAGATACTTCACAACTCCAAAGCGTAAATTTATTATTGCTGATACGCCTGGTCACATACAATACACAAGAAATATGGTGACAGGCGCTTCAACAGCTAATGCAGCTGTTATTTTAATAGACGCACGTCATGGTGTTATAGAGCAAACTAAACGCCATACTTTTATTGCTTCATTACTCAATATACCACATGTTATCGTTTGTATTAATAAAATGGACTTGGTTGATTACAAGGAAGAGGTTTATAATAATATCGTTCAGCAGTTTGAAGAGTTTTCTTCAAAACTTCTTATTAAAGATGTTCGCTACATTCCGATCAGCGCACTATTAGGAGATAACGTTGTTAATCGCTCAGAGCAAATGACCTGGTTTCAAGGCTCACCTTTGTTACATGAATTAGAAACACTTCATATTAGTAGCGATATAAATAAAATTGATGCCCGTTTTGCGGTTCAAACAGTCATTAGACCACAACGTGAAGGTTTTATTGACTATCGAGGTTATGCGGGCAGAATTGCCGGCGGAATTTATCGCGTCGGAGATGAAATTACTGTTTTACCATCAGGCTTTACTTCAAAAATAAAATCAATTAATTCAGGTGAACGTGAAATTTCTGAAGCTTTTGCACCTATGTCAATTTCGATGACACTTGAAGATGATATTGACGTCAGCCGTGGAGATATGATTGTACGAACCAACAACCAACCTGAAATGCTTCAAGAGTTTGATGTAATGCTTTGCTGGTTAAATAATGATGCTGCAAAACCAAGAACTAAATATAGTATTATGCATACATCTAATGAACAGAAAGCAATTATTAAAGAAGTGGTTTATAAAATAAATATCAACACCTATGATCGTGTAACCGATGATAAATCACTTAAAATGAATGATATTGCACGTGTAAAGATTAGAACAACCCATCGCTTGATGTTAGATGCTTATCGAGATAATCGCAATACTGGAAGTATTATTTTGGTTGATGACTCTACTAAAGAAACCGTTGCTGCAGGAATGTTAGTTTAA
- a CDS encoding NADP-dependent isocitrate dehydrogenase — protein sequence MKRITIAKGDGIGPEIMDATLKVLKATKADLAFDEVEIGEKVYLSGNTSGISNDAWDAIRQNKIFLKAPITTPQGGGYKSLNVTTRKTLNLFANVRPCRSFAPFIDTKHPEMDVVIIRENEEDLYAGIEHRQTDEVEQCLKLITRPGCEKIIKYAFEYAVANNRKRVTCFSKDNIMKQTDGLFRRVFNEIRADYPQIESDHHIIDIASAKLANRPQDFDVIVTANLYGDIISDIAAEISGSVGLCGSSNIGEKCQMFEAIHGSAPDIAGKGIANPTGLLMAAVHMLNHIGFNQEAKTIEAAILKTIEDGLHTADIYSEAHSKKKLTTSEFADAVISNFGHLPQQLPITSTGEENKPISFHEYKVKEHKKELVGVDVFLHHKDRDPNVLGEALSKVKAGDLNLIMITNRGVKVWPNAHEETFSTDHWRCRFYADGNTVEKHLIIELLQNCLDANFDVIKTENLYTFDGKRGFSLGQGQ from the coding sequence ATGAAACGAATTACAATTGCAAAAGGTGACGGAATTGGTCCTGAAATTATGGATGCAACCCTAAAAGTTTTAAAAGCTACTAAAGCTGACTTGGCTTTTGATGAAGTTGAGATTGGAGAGAAAGTTTATCTTTCTGGTAATACTTCAGGTATTTCAAACGATGCTTGGGATGCAATCCGACAAAACAAAATTTTTTTAAAGGCGCCAATAACAACACCTCAAGGTGGTGGTTATAAAAGTCTTAATGTCACGACAAGAAAAACACTTAATCTATTTGCAAACGTAAGACCTTGTAGAAGTTTTGCACCTTTTATTGATACTAAACACCCAGAAATGGATGTTGTTATTATTCGAGAGAATGAAGAAGACTTATACGCAGGAATAGAACATCGCCAAACTGATGAGGTTGAGCAGTGTCTAAAACTAATTACAAGACCAGGTTGCGAAAAAATCATTAAATACGCATTCGAATATGCTGTTGCTAATAATCGTAAACGTGTTACTTGCTTCTCTAAAGATAACATCATGAAACAAACAGATGGTTTGTTTAGACGTGTTTTTAATGAAATTCGTGCAGACTATCCGCAAATAGAAAGTGATCATCATATTATAGACATTGCTTCTGCAAAACTTGCCAACAGACCACAAGATTTCGATGTTATTGTAACTGCTAATTTATATGGTGATATCATTTCAGATATCGCAGCTGAAATTTCAGGATCTGTAGGTTTGTGTGGCTCTAGTAATATAGGTGAAAAGTGTCAAATGTTTGAGGCTATTCATGGTTCAGCACCTGATATAGCTGGCAAAGGTATAGCAAATCCTACAGGTTTATTGATGGCTGCAGTACATATGCTTAATCATATTGGTTTTAACCAAGAAGCGAAAACGATTGAGGCAGCAATTTTAAAAACCATAGAAGATGGTTTGCACACTGCAGATATCTATAGCGAGGCACACAGTAAAAAGAAACTGACCACAAGTGAATTTGCTGATGCAGTCATTTCAAATTTTGGTCATTTACCACAACAATTACCAATCACTTCAACCGGTGAAGAAAATAAACCTATTTCATTTCATGAATATAAAGTCAAAGAACATAAAAAAGAATTAGTTGGTGTCGATGTATTTTTGCATCATAAAGACAGAGATCCTAATGTATTAGGTGAAGCGCTTTCAAAAGTAAAAGCAGGAGATTTAAATCTAATCATGATTACCAATCGAGGTGTAAAAGTATGGCCGAATGCTCACGAAGAAACCTTCTCTACCGATCACTGGCGTTGCCGCTTTTATGCAGATGGAAATACTGTTGAAAAGCATTTGATTATTGAGTTACTTCAAAATTGTCTAGACGCTAATTTTGATGTAATAAAAACAGAAAACCTTTACACTTTTGATGGTAAAAGAGGCTTTTCTTTAGGGCAAGGACAATAA
- the frr gene encoding ribosome recycling factor, whose translation MNEDVDFILDSAEEAMQNAIKHLEKQLINIRAGKANPTMLNSVMVEYYGSQTPLSQVSNINTPDARTLSIQPFEKGLIPEIEKGIQNANLGFNPSNNGNNVIINVPPLTEERRQQLAKQAKAEAEEAKVGVRNDRRSALADLKKLDLPEDTQKDLEDDVQKLTDKFVARIDNIYAAKEKEIMTV comes from the coding sequence ATGAATGAAGATGTAGATTTTATTTTGGATAGCGCAGAAGAAGCTATGCAAAATGCTATAAAGCACTTAGAAAAGCAATTGATTAATATTAGAGCTGGAAAAGCAAACCCAACCATGCTAAATTCTGTAATGGTCGAGTATTATGGCTCGCAAACACCTTTAAGTCAGGTTAGTAATATTAACACACCTGATGCTAGAACATTGTCAATTCAGCCTTTTGAGAAAGGCTTAATTCCTGAAATAGAAAAAGGTATTCAAAATGCTAATTTAGGATTTAATCCCTCAAATAATGGTAACAACGTTATTATAAATGTACCGCCATTAACTGAGGAACGCCGTCAACAACTGGCTAAACAAGCTAAAGCTGAGGCCGAAGAAGCTAAGGTTGGTGTTAGGAATGACCGTCGAAGTGCTTTAGCTGATTTGAAAAAACTAGACCTACCTGAAGATACGCAAAAAGACTTAGAAGATGATGTTCAAAAGCTAACTGATAAGTTTGTCGCTAGAATAGATAATATCTATGCGGCTAAAGAAAAAGAAATCATGACAGTTTAA
- the pyrH gene encoding UMP kinase: MHYKRVLLKLSGEALMGNRQYGIDPERLNDYAKEIKTLVEKGVEVAIVIGGGNIFRGVAGASKGMDRVQGDHMGMLATVINGLALQSACENNGIQTRLQSAIKINEVAEPFIRRKAMRHLEKGRVVIFGGGTGNPYFTTDSAAVLRAIEIEADVILKGTRVDGIYTEDPEQNQNATKFDFITFEDVLKKGLKVMDTTAFTLSQENELPIIVFDMNTRGNLFKVVSGENIGTKVNL, encoded by the coding sequence ATGCATTACAAACGAGTTTTACTTAAATTGTCAGGAGAAGCACTAATGGGAAATCGTCAATACGGTATTGATCCTGAACGTTTGAACGACTATGCAAAAGAAATTAAAACACTTGTAGAGAAAGGCGTAGAAGTAGCTATCGTTATAGGTGGTGGAAATATATTTAGAGGTGTTGCTGGTGCAAGTAAAGGAATGGATCGTGTTCAAGGCGATCATATGGGAATGTTAGCTACGGTTATTAATGGTTTAGCCTTGCAAAGTGCTTGCGAAAATAACGGGATTCAAACCCGATTACAATCTGCCATCAAAATTAATGAAGTTGCAGAACCTTTTATAAGACGTAAAGCTATGAGACATCTTGAAAAAGGCCGCGTAGTAATTTTCGGTGGAGGTACTGGAAATCCATATTTTACAACCGATTCAGCAGCTGTTTTACGGGCAATCGAAATTGAAGCTGATGTTATTTTAAAAGGAACACGTGTTGATGGTATTTACACTGAAGATCCCGAGCAGAATCAAAATGCTACAAAATTTGATTTTATCACTTTTGAAGATGTGCTCAAAAAAGGTCTTAAAGTAATGGATACGACAGCATTTACTTTAAGTCAAGAAAATGAATTACCAATTATCGTATTCGATATGAATACGAGAGGCAACCTATTTAAAGTTGTCTCAGGAGAAAACATAGGAACAAAAGTTAATCTATAA
- the rplM gene encoding 50S ribosomal protein L13, with protein MNTLSYKTVSANKNSVNKEWVLVDAEGQSLGRLASVVAKMLRGKHKPDFTPHVDCGDNVIVINAAKVSLTGKKWDAKEYLRHTGYPGGQRSLKAQELFDKNPDRLIEKSVKGMLPKNKLGSALFRNLRVFTDAEHNLEAQKPKQININELV; from the coding sequence GTGAACACATTAAGTTACAAAACAGTTTCTGCTAACAAAAACTCAGTTAATAAAGAGTGGGTTCTAGTAGATGCTGAAGGTCAGTCGCTTGGTCGTTTAGCTTCAGTAGTTGCCAAAATGCTACGAGGTAAACACAAGCCAGACTTTACACCTCACGTTGACTGTGGTGATAACGTTATTGTTATCAACGCTGCTAAAGTTAGCCTGACGGGTAAAAAGTGGGACGCTAAAGAGTATTTGAGACACACAGGTTATCCTGGTGGACAAAGAAGCTTGAAAGCGCAAGAGTTATTTGATAAGAATCCTGATAGACTTATCGAAAAATCTGTAAAAGGTATGTTGCCTAAAAATAAATTAGGTTCAGCATTGTTTAGAAATCTACGCGTTTTTACAGATGCAGAGCATAATTTAGAAGCTCAAAAGCCAAAACAAATTAACATAAACGAACTCGTGTAA
- a CDS encoding efflux RND transporter permease subunit, protein MQKLFSFGFWNTIAGAILRNRILIISLITICTILLAFQWKNMRFSYTEANLLPDDAEINLQYKSFETIFGNDGNLVTIATQDSSLFTVEGFTKWRNLALELESFDEVESVLGIHNLMTLSKNENPKRFEFTPILSDSLSKLSADRLTKYRNQLFNNYPFYEGLVFNSKTQTVQTAVYLKDSVVDNKARKEFIIQKLQPLIEHFETSNNKDLKVSGMPYIRTLNSQNIVDEIQWFVLAALLVTSFIFFFFFRSFRATLIAMFTVVIGVMWAFGFIGLIGYEITVLTAVIPPLIIIIGIPNCIFLINKYQQEIKKHGNKAKSLQRVITKVGNATLMTNLTTASGFATFIFTQSELLVEFGVLASINIVAIFLLSLFIIPIIYSYMPSPKEKHLKHLGKHWIEGFVEWMVKMVKHHRVAIYFMAVFILVLSIIGIYKIRVSGSLLEDMPQQAEFFKEIKFFEKEFDGVLPLEILINTNRKNGVVKLSTLQKMDALESEILEIEELSKPISVVNLAKFAKQAYYNGNDKYYQLPTRAERNFMMPYFKSLSNSEDGITSYVDSTGRYARMTIFMKDIGTDEIEQIENRLQPEIDKLFPKDRYEVTLTGKALIYQKGTYYLVNNLILSLGLAVVLIAIFMAWMFRSFRMIIISLIPNLLPLIMTAGMMGFIGIPIKPSTILVFSIAFGISVDDTIHFLAKYRQELKANNWKIRRSVYPSLRETAVSMFYTSIVLFFGFSVFMISSFGGTVALGGLVSATLLFAMLANLLLLPSLLLSLERSIANKETMKKPHLQIIDEDDDD, encoded by the coding sequence ATGCAAAAGCTATTTAGCTTTGGGTTTTGGAATACAATTGCCGGTGCTATTTTAAGAAATCGTATCTTAATAATTAGCTTAATAACCATTTGTACTATTTTATTAGCTTTCCAGTGGAAAAATATGCGTTTTTCTTACACCGAAGCCAATTTACTTCCTGATGATGCTGAAATTAATTTACAGTATAAAAGCTTTGAAACCATTTTTGGAAATGATGGTAACCTAGTTACTATAGCAACACAAGATTCAAGCTTATTTACAGTTGAAGGTTTTACAAAATGGAGAAATCTTGCCTTAGAATTAGAAAGTTTCGATGAGGTTGAATCTGTCTTAGGGATTCATAACTTGATGACTTTATCTAAGAATGAAAACCCTAAGCGATTTGAATTTACGCCTATTTTAAGTGATAGCTTATCAAAACTATCAGCCGATCGACTTACTAAATACAGAAATCAATTATTTAATAACTATCCTTTTTATGAAGGTTTAGTGTTTAACTCCAAGACACAAACAGTTCAAACAGCTGTTTATTTGAAAGACAGCGTTGTTGATAATAAAGCTAGAAAAGAATTTATAATCCAAAAACTTCAACCTTTAATAGAACACTTTGAGACATCTAACAATAAAGATCTCAAAGTTTCAGGAATGCCATACATTAGAACCTTAAATTCTCAAAATATTGTTGATGAAATACAATGGTTTGTTCTTGCCGCTTTATTAGTAACTTCTTTTATATTCTTTTTCTTTTTCAGATCATTTAGAGCCACTTTAATAGCGATGTTTACAGTTGTAATTGGTGTTATGTGGGCTTTTGGTTTTATTGGTCTAATAGGATATGAAATTACCGTATTAACCGCTGTAATTCCGCCACTTATTATAATTATTGGCATACCAAATTGTATCTTCTTAATAAATAAATATCAGCAAGAAATCAAAAAACATGGTAATAAAGCCAAGTCACTTCAACGTGTTATTACCAAAGTGGGTAATGCAACCTTAATGACTAACTTGACAACAGCTTCTGGCTTTGCGACCTTTATTTTTACTCAAAGTGAGTTGTTAGTAGAGTTTGGTGTTTTAGCTTCTATAAATATTGTTGCTATATTTTTACTTAGTCTATTTATTATTCCTATTATTTATAGCTACATGCCTTCACCTAAAGAAAAGCATTTAAAACATTTAGGTAAACATTGGATTGAAGGTTTTGTAGAGTGGATGGTGAAAATGGTTAAACATCATAGAGTTGCCATTTATTTTATGGCTGTATTTATTTTAGTTTTAAGCATTATAGGAATTTACAAGATTCGCGTTTCTGGCAGTCTGCTTGAAGACATGCCGCAACAAGCTGAATTTTTTAAAGAAATTAAATTTTTTGAAAAAGAGTTTGATGGTGTTTTACCGCTTGAGATCCTAATCAATACGAATCGTAAAAATGGTGTTGTTAAGCTTTCAACTCTTCAAAAAATGGATGCTTTAGAGTCTGAAATTCTTGAGATTGAAGAATTATCAAAACCAATTTCGGTGGTTAATCTAGCCAAATTTGCCAAACAAGCTTATTATAATGGTAATGACAAATACTACCAATTGCCAACGCGAGCTGAACGAAATTTTATGATGCCATATTTTAAAAGCTTATCTAATTCAGAAGATGGTATTACTTCATATGTAGATTCAACAGGTCGATATGCTAGGATGACTATATTCATGAAAGATATTGGTACAGATGAAATTGAGCAAATTGAAAATCGCTTGCAACCTGAAATTGATAAGTTATTCCCTAAAGATCGTTATGAGGTGACATTAACCGGTAAAGCTCTCATCTATCAAAAAGGAACTTATTATTTAGTTAATAACTTAATATTATCTTTAGGTTTAGCTGTTGTGTTAATCGCCATATTCATGGCTTGGATGTTTAGATCGTTTAGAATGATTATTATTTCTTTAATTCCAAATTTATTGCCTTTAATCATGACAGCTGGAATGATGGGTTTTATAGGCATTCCTATAAAACCATCTACCATACTTGTATTTAGCATAGCATTTGGTATAAGTGTTGACGACACCATACACTTTTTAGCAAAGTATAGGCAAGAATTAAAAGCCAATAACTGGAAAATAAGACGTTCGGTTTATCCATCATTACGCGAAACAGCAGTTAGTATGTTTTACACATCTATTGTATTGTTTTTTGGATTTTCTGTTTTTATGATTTCTAGTTTTGGTGGTACAGTTGCCTTAGGTGGTTTAGTTTCTGCAACCTTGTTATTTGCGATGTTGGCAAATTTATTACTCTTGCCGTCGTTATTACTTTCTTTAGAGCGAAGTATAGCCAATAAAGAAACGATGAAGAAACCACACTTACAGATTATAGATGAAGATGACGATGATTAA
- the rpsI gene encoding 30S ribosomal protein S9, translating to METIHKIGRRKTAVARVYLSEGKGEVTINKKKVNDYFTTGPLLYKIGQPMELTDNTGKFDINVNVFGGGITGQAEAIRLAISRALCEINPEYRSILKPEGLLMRDPRMVERKKFGQKKARKKYQFSKR from the coding sequence ATGGAGACAATTCACAAAATAGGTCGTAGAAAAACCGCAGTTGCTAGAGTTTACCTTTCAGAAGGAAAAGGTGAGGTGACAATTAACAAGAAAAAAGTTAATGATTACTTTACAACTGGACCATTATTGTATAAAATTGGTCAGCCAATGGAGCTAACTGACAATACAGGGAAATTTGATATTAATGTTAATGTCTTTGGTGGTGGTATCACTGGTCAAGCTGAAGCAATTAGGCTAGCAATATCAAGAGCATTATGCGAAATCAACCCTGAATACAGAAGCATTCTTAAGCCTGAGGGTTTATTGATGAGAGATCCAAGAATGGTCGAAAGAAAGAAATTCGGTCAAAAGAAAGCAAGAAAGAAATACCAATTCTCAAAACGTTAA